The Lacrimispora xylanolytica genome has a segment encoding these proteins:
- a CDS encoding basic amino acid ABC transporter substrate-binding protein has protein sequence MKKNVIAIAAAVCMAAVLTACGGTGTKTETTAKATEKAGAESTAAETKTAESAAGGKLVMVTNAEFPPYEYHNNNEIVGIDAEIAKAIADKLGMELEIQDMAFDSLIPAVQSGKADFTAAGMTVNEDRKKNVDFTDTYAKAAQVIIVKEGSDIVNPDGLEGKKVGVQTGTTGDIYADDIKDAAVQRFNKGMDAVMALTQDKIDAVVIDREPATVFVKDNTGLKILDEAFTEEEYAIAVKKGNTELLEKMNGAIKELKDSGELQKIIDKYITAN, from the coding sequence ATGAAGAAGAATGTAATCGCAATAGCCGCTGCCGTATGTATGGCCGCAGTTTTAACCGCTTGTGGCGGAACAGGTACTAAAACAGAAACAACTGCGAAAGCAACGGAAAAAGCAGGAGCAGAAAGCACTGCTGCAGAGACAAAAACAGCAGAAAGTGCAGCAGGTGGAAAGCTTGTTATGGTCACCAATGCCGAATTCCCACCTTATGAATACCATAACAATAATGAAATTGTTGGTATTGATGCAGAGATCGCTAAGGCAATCGCTGATAAATTAGGCATGGAGCTTGAGATTCAGGATATGGCATTTGATTCTCTGATTCCAGCCGTACAGTCAGGAAAGGCAGATTTTACGGCTGCTGGTATGACTGTGAATGAAGACCGTAAGAAAAACGTTGATTTCACTGATACTTATGCAAAAGCTGCTCAGGTCATTATCGTAAAAGAAGGAAGCGACATTGTTAATCCAGATGGTCTGGAAGGAAAGAAGGTAGGCGTTCAGACTGGAACGACCGGTGATATCTATGCAGATGATATCAAGGATGCCGCTGTACAGCGTTTTAACAAAGGAATGGATGCTGTAATGGCTCTTACTCAGGATAAAATCGATGCGGTTGTTATTGACCGTGAGCCTGCAACTGTATTCGTTAAGGATAATACAGGATTAAAGATTCTTGATGAAGCATTTACAGAAGAAGAGTATGCCATTGCTGTTAAAAAAGGCAATACAGAATTATTAGAGAAGATGAACGGAGCCATTAAGGAATTAAAGGACTCTGGCGAATTGCAGAAAATCATAGATAAATACATTACTGCAAATTAA
- a CDS encoding amino acid ABC transporter permease, with product MWEKLRDDFYQNFIVDDRWKYITEGLQNTLKITFFAVLIGILLGFLVAIIRSTYENTGRLKILNAICSVYLTVIRGTPVVVQLMIMYFIIFSFHDPGQIFTAILAFGINSGAYVAEIFRSGISSIERGQFEAGRSLGFNYAQTMWFIIMPQAFKNVVPTLANEFIVLLKETSVAGYIGLQDLTKGGDIIKSRTYSAFFPLISVALIYLVMVMVFSYLVTLLERRLKKSEH from the coding sequence ATGTGGGAAAAGCTAAGGGATGATTTTTATCAGAATTTTATTGTGGATGATCGTTGGAAATACATTACGGAAGGTCTGCAAAATACGCTGAAAATCACGTTTTTTGCAGTTTTGATTGGTATTTTATTAGGATTTTTGGTTGCCATCATTCGCTCCACCTATGAAAATACCGGCAGATTAAAGATTTTAAATGCCATCTGTAGTGTTTATTTGACCGTTATCCGCGGAACGCCGGTGGTTGTACAGCTTATGATCATGTATTTCATTATATTTTCATTTCATGATCCGGGGCAGATATTTACTGCAATCCTGGCATTCGGAATCAACTCCGGCGCCTACGTGGCAGAGATTTTCCGAAGCGGAATCAGTTCCATTGAGCGGGGACAGTTTGAAGCAGGACGAAGCCTGGGCTTTAATTATGCCCAGACCATGTGGTTTATCATTATGCCCCAGGCCTTCAAAAATGTGGTTCCTACTCTGGCCAACGAGTTCATCGTCCTGTTAAAGGAGACGTCCGTAGCCGGATACATAGGTCTCCAGGATTTAACAAAGGGCGGTGATATTATAAAAAGCCGGACCTATTCCGCATTTTTTCCTCTGATCTCTGTGGCCCTTATTTATCTGGTCATGGTAATGGTATTTTCATATCTTGTAACATTACTGGAGAGGAGGCTGAAAAAGAGTGAGCATTAA
- a CDS encoding C-GCAxxG-C-C family protein: protein MSDTTKRMEEALKKHDMGYNCAQAVSCVFCDKVGIDEETMFRITEGMGLGMGGMEGTCGAIGAASILSGLKNSSAHLDSPDSKKISYQMSRQCLSNFKNQNGSLICKDIKGVETGNVLRSCNDCIADAVKIIDETLFSPL, encoded by the coding sequence ATGTCAGATACAACAAAAAGAATGGAAGAAGCTTTGAAAAAGCACGATATGGGATATAACTGTGCCCAGGCCGTTTCCTGTGTCTTCTGCGACAAAGTGGGCATTGACGAGGAAACCATGTTCCGTATCACCGAAGGTATGGGACTGGGAATGGGCGGCATGGAAGGCACCTGCGGAGCCATTGGCGCTGCATCCATACTTTCCGGACTGAAAAACAGCTCCGCCCATTTAGACAGCCCGGACTCTAAAAAGATTTCTTATCAGATGTCCAGGCAATGCTTATCAAATTTTAAAAACCAGAATGGAAGCTTAATCTGTAAAGACATCAAAGGCGTGGAAACAGGGAATGTCCTGCGCTCCTGCAATGACTGCATCGCTGATGCCGTGAAGATTATTGACGAAACTCTTTTCTCGCCTCTTTGA
- a CDS encoding N-acetylmuramoyl-L-alanine amidase family protein, producing the protein MKNQTKDSFNELERRRRQRERRRKQKKKQTFLNILYIIGKTLILASALTVLLIALSQIFQRNYVDLKSVTMPSWVEQDFITPNEYSRPQTEMKRVKEIVIHYVANPGTTAKQNMAYFDSLKDQKGIKKISASSHFIIGLDGEVLQGIPITEMAYATSKEKNPNTISIECCHPDETGKFSDDTYGSLVKFTAWLCENLGLTEKDVIRHYDATGKDCPRYFVAHEDEWKKFLQDVKEARKEFRQ; encoded by the coding sequence ATGAAAAATCAGACAAAGGATAGCTTTAACGAGCTGGAACGGCGCCGGCGCCAAAGAGAAAGACGCAGGAAGCAAAAGAAGAAACAGACATTTTTAAATATCCTGTACATAATCGGTAAAACACTGATATTAGCTTCCGCCCTGACCGTGCTTTTAATCGCACTGAGTCAGATATTTCAAAGAAATTATGTGGATTTAAAATCCGTGACCATGCCCTCTTGGGTGGAGCAGGATTTCATAACCCCCAACGAATACTCCAGGCCCCAGACAGAGATGAAGCGGGTCAAGGAAATAGTCATACATTACGTAGCAAATCCAGGAACCACTGCCAAGCAGAACATGGCCTATTTTGACAGCTTAAAGGATCAGAAGGGGATTAAAAAAATCTCTGCCAGCAGTCATTTTATCATTGGTCTGGATGGTGAGGTCCTTCAGGGGATTCCAATCACTGAGATGGCATACGCCACATCAAAAGAAAAGAATCCCAATACCATCTCCATTGAATGCTGCCATCCCGATGAGACCGGCAAGTTTAGTGATGATACCTATGGATCACTTGTCAAGTTCACTGCCTGGCTTTGTGAGAATCTGGGATTGACGGAGAAAGATGTCATCCGCCATTACGATGCCACTGGAAAGGATTGTCCCAGATACTTTGTAGCCCATGAAGATGAGTGGAAGAAGTTCTTACAGGACGTCAAAGAGGCGAGAAAAGAGTTTCGTCAATAA
- a CDS encoding YwaF family protein — translation MKDFLEKTAWPMNPPLPYSLFHILFLAVGLTLAVLLAYYTSRRIDKKKLPRLLFICGLVLLGTELWKQLFLYYVVNEQTYNWWYFPFQLCSLPMYFCLLLPFVPGRQGQRIICTFMQDFNLLGGIMALAEPSGLFHPYWLLTLHGLIWHLLLVYIGLLIAFSRFSDVSLKGFVKTLPLFLICCIIASIINRTAKPLGQADMFYISPYYPSAQIVFHEIAVAFGIGAGNAVYLFATCLGGFIFHVIFNRIHLRPVQPIEK, via the coding sequence ATGAAGGATTTCCTTGAAAAAACCGCATGGCCTATGAATCCGCCGCTCCCTTACTCCTTGTTTCATATTCTCTTTCTGGCGGTGGGGCTTACACTGGCTGTTTTACTGGCCTATTATACCAGCAGGAGAATTGATAAAAAGAAGCTTCCGCGCCTGCTTTTTATCTGTGGGCTGGTCCTTTTAGGCACGGAGCTTTGGAAGCAGCTTTTTCTTTATTATGTAGTCAATGAGCAGACCTATAACTGGTGGTATTTTCCATTTCAGCTTTGCAGCCTTCCCATGTATTTTTGCCTCCTCCTTCCCTTTGTCCCAGGGAGACAAGGTCAAAGGATTATCTGCACCTTTATGCAGGACTTTAACTTGTTAGGAGGAATCATGGCACTGGCTGAGCCTTCCGGGCTCTTTCACCCTTACTGGCTCTTAACGCTTCACGGTCTTATCTGGCATCTTTTGCTGGTCTATATCGGTCTCTTAATCGCATTCTCCCGCTTTTCAGATGTCTCACTTAAGGGATTTGTAAAAACCTTGCCCCTGTTTTTGATTTGCTGCATCATCGCTTCTATTATAAATCGAACTGCCAAGCCTTTGGGTCAGGCTGATATGTTCTATATTTCCCCCTATTACCCTTCCGCACAGATTGTATTTCATGAAATCGCTGTAGCGTTTGGTATAGGAGCTGGAAATGCAGTCTATTTATTTGCAACCTGTCTGGGTGGATTTATCTTTCACGTGATCTTTAACAGAATCCATCTGCGACCGGTACAGCCAATAGAAAAATAG